In one Natronosalvus amylolyticus genomic region, the following are encoded:
- a CDS encoding carbohydrate kinase family protein encodes MPPAVLVAGETLIDFLPERPGPLETVSGFERRPGGAPANVAVGLARLEEPVSLWTRVGDDPFGRYLTDVLAGYGLPETYVELDGDAQTSLAFVTHDENGDRTFSFYRDGTADTRMEPGRIDDDTLATTEWVHAGGVALSSGRSRDATLDLLERAAEQGCTVSFDPNARPELWRDEDTFERVSRQALEYTDVCKATVEELRALGCQGDSLEAVARNALEYGPHTVYLTRGSEGAMVVTNDDAREPDTLVEHDGYAVDVVDTTGAGDAFVAGLIAALRNGRPLAETLAFAGAVAATTTTETGAMTALPTRDAVESMLEANDAGD; translated from the coding sequence ATGCCTCCAGCAGTACTGGTCGCCGGGGAGACGCTGATCGATTTCTTACCCGAACGACCTGGTCCTCTCGAGACCGTGAGCGGGTTCGAACGACGACCCGGCGGTGCGCCAGCGAACGTCGCCGTGGGACTCGCCCGTCTCGAGGAACCGGTTTCGCTGTGGACTCGCGTCGGCGACGACCCGTTCGGACGCTATCTGACGGACGTCCTCGCCGGCTACGGACTGCCAGAAACCTACGTCGAACTCGACGGAGACGCGCAGACCAGTCTGGCCTTCGTCACGCACGACGAGAACGGCGACCGAACCTTCTCCTTTTATCGTGACGGCACGGCCGACACGCGTATGGAACCGGGGCGAATCGACGACGACACGCTCGCGACGACCGAGTGGGTCCACGCCGGTGGCGTCGCCCTCTCGAGCGGCCGGTCCCGGGACGCGACACTGGACTTGCTCGAGCGCGCGGCCGAGCAGGGGTGTACGGTTTCGTTCGACCCAAACGCACGGCCGGAACTCTGGCGGGACGAGGACACCTTCGAACGCGTCTCCCGGCAGGCCCTCGAATACACGGACGTGTGCAAGGCAACGGTCGAGGAACTCCGAGCGCTGGGCTGTCAGGGTGACTCTCTCGAGGCTGTCGCTCGAAATGCCCTCGAGTACGGTCCTCACACGGTATACCTCACACGCGGGAGCGAGGGGGCGATGGTCGTCACGAACGACGACGCTCGTGAGCCGGATACGCTGGTCGAACACGACGGGTATGCCGTCGACGTGGTCGACACGACTGGCGCGGGCGATGCGTTCGTCGCCGGACTCATCGCGGCGCTTCGAAACGGACGACCGCTCGCGGAGACCCTCGCCTTCGCCGGTGCGGTTGCAGCGACCACGACGACGGAAACGGGAGCAATGACCGCGCTGCCGACTCGTGACGCCGTCGAATCGATGCTCGAGGCGAACGACGCCGGCGACTGA
- a CDS encoding YbaK/EbsC family protein, with product MHPRATAFVDCAREEYEFEPAVEEFPEGTKTAADAAEAIGCDVAQIASSLAFEADGDLIVSVTSGAHRADEATLAEHVGVSPDALEMADPERIKSHLGWSIGGVPPFCHETPTPTFLDRTLLEFDTVWAAAGTPTAVFPIEPSTLQKLADADVVRVAASE from the coding sequence ATGCATCCACGCGCAACGGCGTTTGTCGACTGTGCTCGAGAGGAATACGAATTCGAACCGGCCGTCGAAGAGTTTCCCGAGGGGACGAAAACGGCAGCCGACGCCGCCGAGGCGATCGGCTGTGACGTCGCTCAAATCGCGAGTTCGCTCGCGTTCGAAGCCGACGGCGACCTGATCGTCTCGGTGACCAGCGGCGCACATCGAGCCGATGAAGCCACTCTCGCCGAACACGTCGGCGTCTCGCCTGACGCTCTCGAGATGGCCGACCCCGAGCGGATCAAATCACACCTCGGGTGGTCTATCGGTGGGGTCCCACCGTTCTGTCACGAGACGCCCACGCCGACGTTTCTGGACCGGACGCTCCTCGAGTTCGACACCGTCTGGGCGGCCGCTGGGACGCCGACCGCGGTCTTTCCCATCGAACCGTCAACCCTCCAGAAACTGGCTGACGCGGACGTTGTGAGGGTGGCGGCGTCGGAGTGA